Proteins found in one Borreliella burgdorferi B31 genomic segment:
- a CDS encoding P12 family lipoprotein, translating into MRKSLFLYALLMGGLMSCNLDSKLSSNKEQKNNNNVKEVSDSVQEDGLNDLYNNQEKQKSFTKNFGERKYEDLINPIEPIIPSESPKNKANIPNISIAHTEKKETKKENLIPSTNEEKEADAAIKYLEENILKNSKFSELIREVRVIKDEYALIKADLYDVIGKINNKKTSLMENPKNNRDKINKLTQLLQNNLKIDSELEQLINMIDMAENEISSAAFFFDNAQKRLKESIIKRLESKNNRSYALKLSRQALSDARSALSNLESFASKRIEPMVRKEEIKELIKHAKTVLESLNKK; encoded by the coding sequence ATGAGAAAAAGTTTGTTTTTATATGCATTATTAATGGGAGGATTGATGTCTTGTAATCTAGATTCCAAATTATCTAGTAACAAAGAACAAAAAAATAACAATAATGTAAAAGAAGTTTCGGATAGTGTTCAAGAAGATGGTCTTAATGATTTATATAATAATCAAGAAAAGCAAAAAAGCTTTACTAAAAATTTTGGAGAACGGAAATATGAGGATTTAATTAATCCTATAGAGCCTATAATACCTTCAGAATCACCAAAGAATAAGGCTAATATACCAAATATTTCAATTGCGCATACTGAAAAAAAAGAGACAAAAAAGGAGAATTTAATCCCTTCTACTAATGAAGAAAAGGAAGCTGATGCAGCAATTAAATATTTAGAAGAAAATATTCTTAAAAACTCTAAATTTTCTGAATTAATTAGAGAAGTACGTGTAATTAAAGATGAATATGCTTTAATAAAAGCTGATTTGTATGATGTAATTGGAAAGATTAACAATAAAAAAACATCATTAATGGAGAATCCTAAGAACAATAGAGATAAGATAAATAAATTAACACAATTGTTGCAAAATAATTTAAAGATAGATAGTGAACTTGAGCAGCTTATAAATATGATTGATATGGCAGAAAATGAAATAAGCTCTGCGGCTTTCTTTTTTGACAACGCTCAGAAAAGGTTAAAAGAAAGCATTATTAAAAGATTAGAGAGTAAAAATAATAGATCTTATGCATTAAAATTGTCTAGACAGGCTTTAAGTGACGCAAGAAGTGCTTTAAGTAATTTAGAATCTTTTGCCTCTAAAAGAATTGAACCAATGGTGAGAAAGGAAGAAATAAAAGAGCTTATTAAACATGCAAAAACTGTTTTAGAAAGTCTCAATAAAAAATAA
- a CDS encoding lipoprotein codes for MSKLILAISILLIISCKWHVDNPIDEATAESKSALTSVDQVLDEISEATGLSSEKITKLTPEELENLAKEAQDDSEKSKKEIEDQKNTKESKNIEVKDTPRLIKLIKNSSEKIDSVFQTLINIGYNATYAAKSNLKNGLKMVKLLDELLKISVSSNGDKSTQKYNELKTVVNRFNAENSAIKVPLENGSKIEAKKCIKTLMTNVETYFKGVSTELKDKKDDKYTKILAALSEAANKIENAAMAIHLCFNN; via the coding sequence ATGAGTAAACTAATATTGGCAATATCTATACTGCTAATAATTTCATGTAAATGGCATGTAGACAATCCCATTGATGAAGCAACTGCAGAAAGTAAATCAGCACTAACATCTGTTGATCAAGTATTAGATGAGATAAGTGAAGCTACAGGTCTAAGTTCGGAAAAAATCACAAAATTAACTCCGGAAGAGCTAGAAAATTTAGCAAAGGAAGCTCAAGATGATTCTGAAAAATCCAAAAAAGAAATTGAAGATCAAAAAAATACCAAGGAAAGTAAAAACATAGAAGTAAAGGATACTCCTCGCTTAATCAAATTGATTAAGAATTCATCAGAAAAAATTGATTCGGTTTTTCAAACACTAATTAATATAGGTTATAATGCTACCTATGCAGCCAAAAGTAATTTGAAGAATGGACTAAAGATGGTGAAATTACTGGATGAGTTGCTAAAAATATCGGTAAGTAGCAATGGTGATAAAAGTACCCAAAAATACAATGAACTTAAAACCGTTGTAAATAGGTTTAATGCTGAAAATTCAGCGATAAAGGTACCATTAGAAAATGGTAGTAAAATTGAAGCCAAAAAGTGCATAAAAACTCTTATGACCAATGTGGAAACCTATTTCAAGGGCGTGAGCACCGAACTCAAAGATAAAAAAGACGACAAATATACTAAAATATTGGCAGCTTTGAGTGAGGCAGCCAATAAAATAGAGAATGCAGCAATGGCCATACATTTGTGCTTTAATAATTAA